One region of Streptomyces capillispiralis genomic DNA includes:
- a CDS encoding methyltransferase domain-containing protein — MARQLEEQIVGRFPVGRRLRVLDVGMGRGAQALRLARAGHQVTGVEQDPALIAAAREELAGEPEGIRERMRIVQGDGRDTGVHFLPGSFDVVLCHGVLMRVEEPDALLAGLARMLAPGGMLSLLVRNGDAAAMRPGLAGDWAGTLAGFGAASYGLKWLTATLAGIGAPLHTWYGVRVFTDTVPDDACLPDDLETLLAVEDRAARTDPYRGVAALLHLCGVRG, encoded by the coding sequence GTGGCCCGCCAGCTGGAGGAGCAGATAGTGGGGCGCTTCCCGGTCGGGCGGCGGCTTCGCGTGCTCGACGTGGGCATGGGCCGGGGGGCGCAGGCGCTGCGGCTGGCCCGGGCCGGGCACCAGGTGACCGGCGTCGAGCAGGACCCGGCGTTGATCGCCGCCGCGCGGGAGGAGCTCGCCGGGGAACCGGAGGGCATCCGGGAGCGGATGCGGATCGTCCAGGGTGACGGCCGGGACACCGGGGTGCACTTCCTGCCGGGCAGCTTCGACGTGGTGCTGTGTCACGGCGTGCTCATGCGGGTCGAGGAGCCGGACGCGCTGCTGGCCGGGCTGGCCCGGATGCTCGCGCCCGGCGGCATGCTGTCCCTGCTGGTGCGCAACGGCGACGCGGCCGCGATGCGGCCGGGTCTGGCGGGCGACTGGGCCGGGACGCTGGCGGGTTTCGGCGCGGCGTCCTACGGGCTGAAGTGGCTGACGGCGACCCTCGCGGGGATCGGCGCGCCGCTGCACACCTGGTACGGCGTACGGGTGTTCACGGACACGGTCCCGGACGACGCGTGCCTCCCGGACGACTTGGAGACGCTGCTCGCGGTCGAGGACCGGGCCGCCCGCACGGACCCCTACCGCGGGGTGGCGGCGCTGCTGCACCTGTGCGGGGTCCGGGGCTGA
- a CDS encoding DUF3043 domain-containing protein, which yields METSGVAGSFPPGLGSNPGHPVPLGFVFRSRAKEEKASAADKATVTDSQQTRHPEAPKGRPTPKRSQAQSQRRSVANTTMSRKEAAKRQREERRAALERQRQALASGDERYLPARDKGPVRRFARDFVDSRFNIAEYFLPMAVIILVLSMIQVPQLQNAALLLWLVVIVMIVLDSVVTGFRLKKRLAERFPDDNRRGAVAYALMRSLQMRRLRLPKPQVKRGERP from the coding sequence TTGGAGACGTCCGGCGTTGCCGGATCGTTCCCCCCGGGGCTGGGGTCCAACCCCGGGCACCCCGTACCCTTGGGTTTTGTGTTCCGTAGCCGTGCCAAGGAAGAGAAGGCGTCGGCCGCCGACAAGGCGACCGTGACCGACTCCCAGCAGACCCGCCACCCGGAGGCCCCCAAGGGCCGTCCCACGCCCAAGCGCAGCCAGGCCCAGAGCCAGCGGCGCAGCGTGGCCAATACGACGATGTCGCGCAAGGAGGCCGCCAAGCGGCAGCGTGAGGAGCGCCGTGCCGCGCTGGAGCGTCAGCGCCAGGCGCTGGCCAGTGGTGACGAGCGCTACCTGCCCGCCCGTGACAAGGGTCCGGTGCGCCGGTTCGCGCGCGACTTCGTGGACTCGCGGTTCAACATCGCGGAGTACTTCCTGCCGATGGCCGTGATCATCCTGGTGCTGAGCATGATCCAGGTGCCCCAGTTGCAGAACGCGGCGCTGCTGCTGTGGCTGGTGGTGATCGTGATGATCGTGCTCGACTCGGTCGTCACCGGGTTCCGGCTGAAGAAGCGGCTGGCGGAGCGCTTCCCCGACGACAACCGGCGCGGCGCGGTGGCCTACGCGCTGATGCGCTCGCTCCAGATGCGCCGGCTGCGGCTGCCCAAGCCCCAGGTGAAGCGCGGGGAGCGGCCCTGA
- a CDS encoding PspA/IM30 family protein yields the protein MKRMGMIFRAKANKALDRAEDPRETLDYSYQKQLELLQKVRRGVADVATSRKRLELQLNQLQSQSGKLEDQGRKALALGREDLAREALSRRAALQQQVTDLETQHATLQGEEEKLTLAAQRLQAKVDAFRTKKETIKATYTAAQAQTRIGEAFSGISEEMGDVGLAIQRAEDKTAQLQARAGAIDELLASGALDDQSGMHKDDIQAELDRLSGGTDVELELQRMKAELAGGTSGGQQAIEGGNGQQQSQQQPQDTPRFDKQ from the coding sequence ATGAAGCGTATGGGGATGATCTTCCGCGCGAAGGCGAACAAGGCCCTTGACCGGGCCGAGGACCCGCGCGAAACCCTCGATTACTCGTACCAGAAGCAGCTGGAGCTGCTCCAGAAGGTCCGCCGCGGTGTCGCCGACGTGGCCACCTCGCGCAAGCGCCTGGAACTCCAGCTCAACCAGCTCCAGTCCCAGTCGGGCAAGCTGGAGGACCAGGGCCGCAAGGCGCTCGCGCTGGGCCGGGAGGACCTGGCCCGCGAGGCGCTGTCCCGCCGCGCCGCCCTCCAGCAGCAGGTGACGGACCTGGAGACCCAGCACGCCACCCTCCAGGGCGAGGAGGAGAAGCTCACCCTCGCGGCCCAGCGCCTCCAGGCCAAGGTGGACGCCTTCCGCACGAAGAAGGAGACCATCAAGGCCACGTACACCGCCGCCCAGGCGCAGACCCGGATCGGCGAGGCCTTCTCCGGCATCTCCGAGGAGATGGGCGACGTCGGGCTGGCCATCCAGCGGGCCGAGGACAAGACCGCACAGCTCCAGGCGCGGGCCGGCGCGATCGACGAACTGCTCGCCTCCGGCGCCCTCGACGACCAGTCCGGCATGCACAAGGACGACATCCAGGCCGAGCTGGACCGGCTCTCCGGTGGTACGGATGTAGAGCTGGAACTGCAGCGCATGAAGGCCGAGCTGGCCGGGGGCACCTCCGGCGGGCAGCAGGCCATCGAGGGCGGCAACGGTCAGCAGCAGTCCCAGCAGCAGCCGCAGGACACCCCCCGCTTCGACAAGCAGTAG
- the pspAA gene encoding PspA-associated protein PspAA, giving the protein MIVRIMGEGQVTLAEDRLADLNTLDEELLAEMENGDGPGFRATLKALLAKVHELGEPLPDDSLEPSDLILPSPDATLEEVRALLSDDGLIPGT; this is encoded by the coding sequence ATGATCGTACGGATCATGGGGGAGGGGCAGGTGACGCTGGCCGAGGACCGGCTCGCCGACCTGAACACGCTGGACGAGGAACTGCTCGCCGAGATGGAGAACGGCGACGGGCCGGGCTTCCGCGCGACGTTGAAGGCGCTGCTGGCCAAGGTCCACGAGCTCGGCGAGCCCCTGCCCGACGACTCCCTGGAGCCCTCCGACCTGATCCTGCCGTCCCCGGACGCCACGCTCGAGGAGGTCCGGGCCCTGCTGAGCGACGACGGCCTGATCCCCGGCACCTGA
- a CDS encoding sensor histidine kinase, translating into MTPFDRARCRLSAHPFALDAALAAGVLACMVAGSFVEPHGPEGIDWGLRTPDPLSLVLMTLGAAALVLRRRAPRTVLALAGGVSVAESVTGDPRAPVAMCAVVALYTVASTTDRPTTWRIGLLTMTVLTGTAMVAGPLPWYAQENLAIFAWTGIGATAGDAVRSRRAFVQAIRERAERAERTREEEARRRVAEERLRIARDLHDVVAHHIALVNVQAGVAAHVMDKRPDQAKEALAHVREASRSALGELRATVGLLRQSGDPEAPTEPAPGLDRLDELAGTFRNAGLRVEVARTDQGTGLPAAVDLAAYRVIQEALTNVQKHAGTEARAEVSVVRVGPHIEITVLDDGSGEDQDDTPGGGHGLLGMRERVTALRGTLTTGPRYGGGFRVHAILPVEPRTSAAQDSRP; encoded by the coding sequence GTGACCCCCTTCGACCGCGCCCGGTGCCGACTGAGCGCACACCCCTTCGCACTGGACGCGGCCCTCGCCGCCGGCGTCCTGGCGTGCATGGTGGCCGGTTCCTTCGTCGAACCGCACGGCCCCGAGGGCATCGACTGGGGACTGCGCACCCCGGACCCCCTCAGCCTGGTCCTGATGACCCTCGGCGCCGCCGCGCTCGTCCTCCGCCGCCGCGCCCCCCGTACGGTGCTCGCCCTGGCCGGCGGCGTCTCGGTCGCGGAGTCCGTCACCGGCGACCCCCGCGCCCCCGTCGCCATGTGCGCGGTCGTCGCGCTCTACACCGTCGCCTCCACCACCGACCGCCCCACCACCTGGCGGATCGGCCTGCTCACCATGACGGTCCTCACCGGCACCGCCATGGTCGCCGGCCCCCTGCCCTGGTACGCCCAGGAGAACCTGGCGATCTTCGCCTGGACCGGTATCGGCGCCACCGCCGGGGACGCCGTGCGCAGCCGCCGCGCCTTCGTCCAGGCCATCCGCGAACGGGCGGAGCGCGCCGAACGCACCCGCGAGGAGGAGGCCCGCCGCAGGGTCGCCGAGGAGCGCCTGCGCATCGCCCGCGACCTGCACGACGTCGTCGCCCACCACATCGCCCTGGTCAACGTGCAGGCCGGGGTCGCCGCCCACGTCATGGACAAGCGGCCCGACCAGGCCAAGGAGGCCCTCGCCCACGTGCGCGAGGCCAGCCGCTCCGCGCTGGGCGAACTGCGGGCCACCGTCGGCCTGCTGCGCCAGTCCGGCGACCCCGAGGCCCCCACCGAGCCGGCCCCCGGCCTCGACCGCCTCGACGAACTCGCGGGAACCTTCCGCAACGCCGGGCTGCGCGTCGAGGTCGCCCGCACCGACCAGGGCACCGGCCTCCCCGCCGCCGTGGACCTGGCCGCCTACCGGGTCATCCAGGAGGCCCTGACCAACGTCCAGAAGCACGCCGGCACCGAGGCGCGCGCCGAGGTCAGCGTCGTCCGCGTCGGACCCCACATCGAGATCACCGTGCTCGACGACGGCAGCGGCGAGGACCAGGACGACACCCCCGGCGGCGGACACGGACTGCTCGGCATGCGCGAACGCGTCACCGCCCTGCGCGGCACCCTCACCACCGGCCCCCGCTACGGCGGCGGTTTCCGCGTCCATGCGATCCTGCCCGTCGAGCCCCGCACCTCCGCCGCCCAGGACAGCCGCCCGTGA
- a CDS encoding response regulator codes for MTIRVLLADDQALLRSAFRVLVDSEPDMEVVGEASDGAEAVRLAREQRADVVLMDIRMPGTDGLAATRMISADPALAGVRVVILTTFEVDDYVVQSLRAGASGFLGKGSEPEEMLNAIRIAAGGEALLSPLATKGLIARFLAQEGTAGDADRDPARAERLDSLTVREREVLVQVAGGHSNDEIAERLQVSPLTVKTHVNRAMAKLGARDRAQLVVTAYESGLVRPRVD; via the coding sequence ATGACGATCCGTGTCCTGCTCGCCGACGACCAGGCACTGCTGCGCAGCGCCTTCCGCGTGCTCGTCGACTCCGAGCCGGACATGGAGGTGGTGGGCGAGGCGTCCGACGGCGCGGAGGCGGTCCGGCTGGCCCGCGAGCAGCGCGCCGACGTCGTCCTCATGGACATCCGGATGCCCGGCACCGACGGACTCGCCGCCACCCGCATGATCAGCGCGGACCCCGCACTCGCCGGGGTCCGGGTGGTGATCCTGACGACCTTCGAGGTCGACGACTACGTGGTGCAGTCCCTGCGGGCCGGCGCCTCCGGGTTCCTCGGCAAGGGCTCCGAGCCGGAGGAGATGCTGAACGCCATCCGGATCGCCGCCGGGGGAGAGGCGCTGCTGTCCCCGCTCGCCACCAAGGGCCTGATCGCCCGCTTCCTCGCCCAGGAGGGCACGGCCGGCGACGCCGACCGGGACCCCGCCCGCGCCGAACGGCTCGACTCGCTGACCGTGCGCGAGCGCGAGGTGCTGGTCCAGGTGGCCGGCGGGCATTCCAACGACGAGATCGCCGAACGCCTCCAGGTCAGTCCGCTGACCGTGAAGACCCACGTCAACCGGGCCATGGCCAAGCTGGGCGCCCGCGACCGGGCCCAGCTGGTGGTCACCGCCTACGAGTCGGGGCTGGTCCGTCCAAGGGTGGACTGA
- a CDS encoding efflux RND transporter permease subunit, producing MSWLSRFSLAQRALIGLMSIIALVFGAIAIPQLKQQLLPTIELPMVSVIAPYQGASPDVVEKQVVEPIEDNLEAVDGISGVTSTASEGNAVIMASFDYGNDTQQLVADVQQAVNRAGARLPDDVDPQVVAGSTDDLPAVVLAVTSGKDQQALADQLDRTVVPALEGIDGVGQVTVDGVRDVQVTVTPDTAKLAKAGLTAQSLSTALQAGGATVPAGSFDEDGANRTVQVGGGFTSLRQIEDLMVTGEPGEGEPVRLGDVAAVKQEEAAADSLTRTNGRPSLAVMATMDHDGSAVAISEAVEEKLPELREDLGDGATLTVVSDQGPAVSQAIEGLTTEGALGLLFAVLVILVFLASVRSTLVTAVSIPLSVVLALIVLWTRDLSLNMLTLGALTIAVGRVVDDSIVVLENIKRHLGYGEERQSAIMNAVREVAGAVTSSTLTTVAVFLPIGLVGGMVGELFGSFSLTVTAALLASLLVSLTVVPVLSYWFLRPPKGTPEDAEEARRLAEEKEAKSRLQRLYVPVLRFATRRRLTSVAIAVVVLIATFAMAPLLKTNFFDPGEQQVLTVQQELEPGTSLAATDAQAKKVEKLLGDTEGVKDYQVTIGSSGFLAAFGGGTDTNRATYQVMLEDDASFEDVQDGIEKGLDGLDGIGTTTIAAGDGFGSQDLSVVVKASDAKALREAADRVRDAVASLDDVTDVTSDLAQSVPRVSVKANDRAAAAGFDDRTLGAAVAQAVRGTPAATAVLDDTERDVVIRSAKPATTVDELKNLRLGPVKLSDVATVKVVDGPVSMTRIDGQRAATVTAKPDGDNTGAVSADLQSKIDALKLPAGATAEIGGVSQDQDEAFANLGLAMLAAIAIVFMLLVGTFRSLAQPLILLVSIPFAATGAIGLLLVTGTPMGVPAMIGMLMLIGIVVTNAIVLIDLINQYREQGHGVVEAVLEGGRHRLRPILMTALATIFALLPMALGVTGEGGFIAQPLAVVVIGGLITSTLLTLLLVPTLYAMLELRKERRARKRAAKKGAPAPTRAPEEPAQV from the coding sequence ATGTCCTGGCTGTCCAGATTCAGCCTCGCGCAACGGGCGCTGATCGGACTGATGTCGATCATCGCGCTCGTGTTCGGGGCGATCGCGATACCCCAGCTCAAGCAGCAGCTGCTGCCGACCATCGAACTGCCCATGGTGTCCGTGATCGCCCCGTACCAGGGCGCCTCCCCGGACGTGGTGGAGAAGCAGGTCGTCGAACCCATCGAGGACAACCTGGAGGCCGTCGACGGCATCTCCGGCGTCACCTCGACGGCGAGCGAGGGCAACGCCGTGATCATGGCGTCCTTCGACTACGGCAACGACACCCAGCAGCTCGTCGCCGACGTCCAGCAGGCCGTCAACCGGGCCGGCGCCCGCCTCCCGGACGACGTCGACCCGCAGGTCGTCGCCGGTTCCACGGACGACCTCCCGGCCGTCGTCCTCGCCGTCACCTCCGGCAAGGACCAGCAGGCGCTCGCCGACCAGCTCGACCGGACCGTGGTGCCCGCGCTGGAGGGCATCGACGGCGTCGGCCAGGTCACCGTGGACGGCGTGCGCGACGTCCAGGTCACCGTCACCCCCGACACCGCGAAGCTGGCGAAGGCCGGCCTCACCGCCCAGTCGCTGTCCACGGCCCTCCAGGCCGGCGGGGCGACCGTCCCGGCCGGCTCCTTCGACGAGGACGGCGCCAACCGCACCGTGCAGGTCGGCGGCGGCTTCACCTCGCTGCGGCAGATCGAGGACCTGATGGTCACCGGCGAGCCCGGCGAGGGCGAGCCGGTCCGTCTCGGCGACGTCGCCGCGGTGAAGCAGGAGGAGGCCGCGGCCGACTCCCTCACCCGCACCAACGGCCGGCCCAGCCTCGCCGTCATGGCCACCATGGACCACGACGGCAGCGCGGTCGCCATCTCGGAGGCCGTCGAGGAGAAGCTGCCGGAGCTGCGCGAGGACCTCGGCGACGGGGCCACCCTCACCGTCGTCAGCGACCAGGGCCCGGCGGTCTCCCAGGCCATCGAGGGCCTGACCACCGAGGGCGCGCTCGGTCTGCTCTTCGCCGTCCTGGTGATCCTGGTCTTCCTCGCGTCGGTCCGCTCGACCCTCGTCACGGCGGTGTCCATCCCGCTGTCCGTCGTGCTCGCCCTGATCGTGCTGTGGACCCGCGACCTGTCGCTGAACATGCTGACGCTGGGCGCGCTGACCATCGCCGTCGGCCGCGTCGTGGACGACTCCATCGTCGTCCTGGAGAACATCAAGCGGCACCTCGGCTACGGCGAGGAGCGCCAGTCGGCGATCATGAACGCGGTGCGCGAGGTGGCGGGCGCGGTGACGTCCTCCACGCTCACCACGGTCGCCGTGTTCCTGCCGATCGGCCTGGTCGGCGGCATGGTGGGCGAGCTGTTCGGCTCCTTCAGCCTCACCGTCACGGCGGCGCTGCTGGCGTCCCTGCTGGTGTCGCTGACGGTCGTGCCGGTGCTGTCCTACTGGTTCCTGCGCCCGCCGAAGGGCACCCCGGAGGACGCCGAGGAGGCGCGCCGGCTCGCGGAGGAGAAGGAGGCGAAGAGCCGCCTGCAGCGCCTCTACGTCCCCGTGCTGCGCTTCGCCACCCGGCGCCGTCTGACCAGCGTGGCCATCGCGGTCGTCGTACTGATCGCCACCTTCGCCATGGCGCCGCTGCTGAAGACCAACTTCTTCGACCCCGGCGAGCAGCAGGTCCTCACCGTCCAGCAGGAGCTGGAGCCCGGCACCAGCCTGGCCGCCACCGACGCCCAGGCCAAGAAGGTCGAGAAGCTCCTCGGCGACACCGAGGGCGTCAAGGACTACCAGGTGACGATCGGCTCGTCCGGCTTCTTGGCGGCCTTCGGCGGCGGTACGGACACCAACCGGGCGACCTACCAGGTGATGCTGGAGGACGACGCGTCCTTCGAGGACGTGCAGGACGGCATCGAGAAGGGCCTGGACGGGCTCGACGGCATCGGCACCACCACCATCGCGGCCGGTGACGGCTTCGGCAGCCAGGACCTGAGCGTGGTCGTCAAGGCGTCCGACGCGAAGGCGCTGCGCGAGGCGGCGGACCGGGTCCGTGACGCGGTGGCCTCCCTGGACGACGTCACCGACGTCACCAGCGACCTGGCGCAGAGCGTGCCCCGCGTCTCGGTGAAGGCCAACGACCGGGCCGCCGCGGCCGGGTTCGACGACCGGACCCTCGGCGCGGCCGTCGCCCAGGCGGTCAGGGGGACCCCGGCGGCCACGGCGGTCCTGGACGACACCGAGCGCGACGTCGTCATCCGCTCGGCGAAGCCGGCCACCACCGTGGACGAGCTGAAGAACCTGCGCCTCGGCCCGGTGAAGCTGAGCGACGTCGCCACCGTGAAGGTCGTGGACGGTCCCGTCTCCATGACCCGGATCGACGGCCAGCGCGCGGCCACCGTCACCGCCAAGCCGGACGGCGACAACACCGGCGCGGTGAGCGCGGACCTCCAGTCGAAGATCGACGCGCTGAAGCTCCCGGCGGGGGCGACGGCGGAGATCGGCGGTGTCTCGCAGGACCAGGACGAGGCGTTCGCCAACCTGGGCCTGGCGATGCTGGCCGCGATCGCCATCGTCTTCATGCTGCTGGTCGGCACCTTCCGCTCGCTCGCCCAGCCGCTGATCCTGCTGGTCTCCATCCCGTTCGCGGCGACGGGCGCCATCGGCCTGCTGCTGGTCACCGGCACCCCGATGGGCGTCCCGGCGATGATCGGCATGCTGATGCTGATCGGCATCGTTGTCACCAACGCGATCGTGCTGATCGACCTGATCAACCAGTACCGCGAGCAGGGCCACGGCGTCGTCGAGGCGGTGCTGGAGGGCGGCCGCCACCGCCTGCGGCCGATCCTGATGACGGCCCTGGCGACCATCTTCGCCCTGCTCCCGATGGCGCTGGGCGTCACCGGTGAGGGCGGCTTCATCGCCCAGCCGCTGGCCGTGGTGGTGATCGGCGGTCTGATCACGTCGACCCTGCTCACCCTCCTGCTGGTCCCGACGCTCTACGCGATGCTGGAGCTCCGCAAGGAGCGGCGCGCGAGGAAGCGGGCCGCGAAGAAGGGCGCGCCGGCGCCGACGCGGGCACCGGAGGAGCCGGCCCAGGTCTGA
- the nadA gene encoding quinolinate synthase NadA, with protein sequence MTTAQTQELDVQPSPLALLLLGREADPRSERGVECPGDLPSPSDPDLVERARAAKEKLGDKVFVLGHHYQRDEVIQFADVTGDSFKLARDAAARPQAEYIVFCGVHFMAESADILTGDDQKVVLPDLAAGCSMADMATAEQVAECWDVLTEAGIADQVVPVSYMNSSADIKAFTGKHGGTICTSSNAKRALDWAFEQGEKVLFLPDQHLGRNTAVRDMGMSLEDCVVYNPHKPNGGLTADELRAAKMILWRGHCSVHGRFSLDSVNDVRERIPGVNVLVHPECRHEVVAAADHVGSTEYIIRTLEAAPAGSKWAIGTELNLVRRLANRFASEGKEIVFLDKTVCFCSTMNRIDLPHLVWALESLAEGNLVNRIEVDRETEAFAKLALERMLALP encoded by the coding sequence GTGACCACCGCCCAGACCCAGGAGCTCGACGTCCAGCCGTCGCCCCTCGCCCTGCTGCTCCTCGGCCGTGAGGCCGACCCCAGGAGCGAGCGCGGTGTGGAGTGTCCCGGCGACCTGCCCTCGCCGTCCGACCCGGACCTGGTGGAGCGCGCCCGCGCGGCCAAGGAGAAGCTCGGGGACAAGGTCTTCGTGCTCGGCCACCACTACCAGCGCGACGAGGTCATCCAGTTCGCCGACGTCACGGGCGACTCCTTCAAGCTGGCCCGGGACGCGGCCGCGCGCCCGCAGGCCGAGTACATCGTCTTCTGCGGTGTGCACTTCATGGCGGAGTCCGCGGACATCCTCACCGGCGACGACCAGAAGGTGGTCCTGCCCGATCTGGCGGCCGGCTGCTCCATGGCCGACATGGCCACCGCCGAGCAGGTCGCCGAGTGCTGGGACGTGCTGACGGAGGCCGGCATAGCCGACCAGGTCGTGCCCGTCTCGTACATGAACTCCTCCGCCGACATCAAGGCGTTCACGGGCAAGCACGGCGGCACCATCTGCACCTCCTCCAACGCCAAGCGGGCCCTGGACTGGGCCTTCGAGCAGGGGGAGAAGGTCCTCTTCCTCCCCGACCAGCACCTGGGCCGCAACACGGCGGTGCGGGACATGGGGATGTCCCTGGAGGACTGCGTCGTCTACAACCCGCACAAGCCGAACGGCGGGCTGACGGCGGACGAGCTGCGCGCCGCGAAGATGATCCTGTGGCGCGGCCACTGCTCGGTGCACGGCCGCTTCAGCCTGGACTCGGTGAACGACGTGCGCGAGCGCATCCCGGGCGTCAACGTGCTGGTGCACCCCGAGTGCCGGCACGAGGTCGTGGCCGCGGCGGACCACGTCGGCTCGACGGAGTACATCATCAGGACGCTGGAGGCGGCCCCGGCCGGCTCCAAGTGGGCCATCGGCACCGAGCTGAACCTGGTCCGCCGTCTGGCGAATCGTTTCGCGTCCGAGGGCAAGGAGATCGTCTTCCTCGACAAGACGGTCTGCTTCTGCTCCACCATGAACCGCATCGACCTCCCCCACCTGGTGTGGGCCCTGGAGTCCCTCGCCGAGGGCAACCTGGTCAACCGCATCGAGGTGGACCGGGAGACGGAGGCGTTCGCGAAGCTGGCGCTGGAGCGGATGCTGGCGCTGCCGTAG
- a CDS encoding HesB/IscA family protein translates to MSVSDETSTVTDGIIVTEAAAAKVKALLDQEGRDDLALRVAVQPGGCSGLRYQLFFDERSLDGDVEKDFDGVKVVTDRMSAPYLGGATIDFVDTIEKQGFTIDNPNATGSCACGDSFS, encoded by the coding sequence ATGTCCGTATCGGACGAGACCAGCACCGTCACCGACGGCATCATCGTGACCGAAGCCGCCGCGGCCAAGGTCAAGGCGCTGCTCGACCAGGAAGGCCGTGACGACCTCGCGCTGCGCGTCGCCGTCCAGCCCGGCGGCTGCTCCGGCCTGCGCTACCAGCTCTTCTTCGACGAGCGTTCCCTCGACGGCGACGTCGAGAAGGACTTCGACGGGGTCAAGGTCGTCACCGACCGGATGAGCGCCCCGTACCTGGGCGGTGCCACCATCGACTTCGTCGACACCATCGAGAAGCAGGGCTTCACGATCGACAACCCGAACGCCACCGGCTCCTGCGCCTGCGGCGACTCCTTCAGCTGA
- a CDS encoding carbohydrate kinase family protein, with product MRIAVTGSIATDHLMTFPGRFADQFVADQLHTVSLSFLVDNLDVRRGGVAANIAFGMGQLGTRPILVGAAGFDFDEYRAWLDRHGVDTESVRISDTLHTARFVCTTDADHNQIGSFYTGAMSEARLIELKTVADRVGGLDLVTIGADDPEAMLRHTEECRSRNIPFAADFSQQIARMDGEEIRILLDGATYLFSNEYEKGLIETKTGWSDAEILGRVGHRVTTLGARGVRIERAGGETIEVGCPDEERKADPTGVGDAFRAGFLSGLAWGVSLERAAQVGCMLATLVIETVGTQEYQLRRGHFMERFTKAYGDEAATEVQHHLV from the coding sequence GTGCGCATCGCAGTCACCGGCTCCATCGCCACCGACCACCTCATGACCTTCCCCGGGCGCTTCGCCGACCAGTTCGTCGCGGACCAGCTGCACACGGTCTCGCTGTCGTTCCTGGTCGACAACCTCGACGTCCGCCGGGGCGGCGTGGCCGCGAACATCGCCTTCGGGATGGGGCAGCTCGGCACCCGCCCGATCCTCGTCGGAGCCGCCGGCTTCGACTTCGACGAGTACCGGGCCTGGCTGGACCGGCACGGCGTCGACACCGAATCCGTCCGCATCTCCGACACCCTGCACACCGCCCGCTTCGTGTGCACCACGGACGCCGACCACAACCAGATCGGCTCCTTCTACACGGGCGCGATGAGCGAGGCCCGGCTGATCGAGCTGAAGACCGTCGCCGATCGCGTGGGCGGCCTCGACCTGGTCACCATCGGCGCCGACGACCCGGAGGCGATGCTCCGGCACACCGAGGAGTGCCGCTCCCGGAACATCCCGTTCGCCGCCGACTTCTCCCAGCAGATCGCCCGCATGGACGGCGAGGAGATCCGGATACTGCTGGACGGGGCGACCTACCTCTTCTCCAACGAGTACGAGAAGGGGCTCATCGAGACCAAGACCGGCTGGAGCGACGCCGAGATCCTCGGCCGGGTCGGCCACCGCGTCACCACCCTCGGCGCCCGCGGCGTCCGCATCGAGCGGGCCGGCGGGGAGACCATCGAGGTCGGCTGCCCCGACGAGGAGCGCAAGGCCGACCCGACCGGCGTCGGCGACGCGTTCCGCGCCGGGTTCCTCTCGGGCCTGGCCTGGGGCGTCTCCCTGGAGCGCGCGGCGCAGGTCGGCTGCATGCTGGCGACCCTGGTCATCGAGACCGTCGGCACGCAGGAGTACCAGCTGCGCCGCGGCCACTTCATGGAGCGCTTCACCAAGGCGTACGGCGACGAGGCGGCGACCGAGGTGCAGCACCACCTCGTCTGA